A stretch of the Thermus thermamylovorans genome encodes the following:
- a CDS encoding long-chain-fatty-acid--CoA ligase — protein sequence MVNTSTLNIRHILWRAKTLYPESQLVVKTRAGHLRYKSYHEFVIEVETFAKSLQGLGIKQGDHVATLLWNTWHHLVAYYAIPSIGAVLHTLNPRLHPDEMAYILNNTNDRVLLIEKDFLPLYQRLSEKARFDLILLVDALDNARGTNAINSIPGEFVLYDDLVGSGRERESEVEWPSLDLYSPAFLLHTSGTTGKPKGILFSHGQIALAALTLTSSTTFGISHEDTILQVVPMFHVAGWSLPYAALLCGSKLVLPGIHPRPKDLLDLIQSQACTFAAGVPTVWQDILDEAKSSGIDVLAPKLRVAIGGSPPRENLIRALRTFGIQIIHGWGMSEVLVGLQSKTKGGEESPDKLLWQGVPAPFLEVKLGSLGGPSNDVPWDEKTPGELLVRGPWVADGYIGGKHQEAFDNEGWFHTGDVAVISPKGEVKIVDRTKDLVKSGGEWISSVEVEQGLLAHPGVRDAAVVAVPHPRWQERPVAFVIPHTGVTLEEGELRVHLERIMPKWWIPDEILFVEELPRTPTGKVVKGQLKEVWMKRKGEEK from the coding sequence GTGGTGAATACCTCCACTCTGAATATCCGGCACATTCTTTGGCGTGCGAAGACCCTTTACCCGGAGAGCCAGCTTGTTGTGAAAACTCGAGCGGGACATTTACGCTACAAATCATACCACGAATTCGTCATAGAGGTCGAAACGTTTGCAAAATCTCTTCAGGGTTTAGGAATCAAGCAGGGAGACCACGTAGCTACCCTTCTATGGAATACCTGGCACCACCTTGTGGCTTACTATGCTATTCCTAGCATAGGAGCTGTGTTACACACATTGAATCCCCGCCTTCATCCTGACGAAATGGCCTATATTCTGAACAACACTAACGACCGAGTGTTGTTGATCGAGAAAGATTTTCTTCCACTCTACCAACGCCTCTCCGAAAAAGCTCGTTTTGACTTGATACTTTTAGTTGACGCCCTAGATAATGCCAGAGGTACCAACGCGATTAATAGCATCCCAGGCGAGTTTGTTTTATACGATGACCTAGTCGGTAGTGGCAGAGAAAGAGAGAGCGAAGTCGAATGGCCCAGTCTTGATTTGTATTCGCCGGCATTCTTGTTACATACCTCTGGAACTACTGGCAAGCCAAAGGGGATACTCTTCAGCCACGGACAGATTGCGCTGGCTGCACTCACACTAACGTCAAGCACCACATTTGGAATTTCTCACGAGGATACAATCCTTCAAGTAGTCCCGATGTTTCACGTAGCCGGATGGAGCTTACCTTATGCGGCACTTCTTTGTGGCTCAAAACTCGTTCTTCCAGGCATTCACCCAAGGCCCAAAGATCTTCTCGACTTGATTCAAAGTCAGGCTTGTACATTTGCCGCTGGGGTACCTACAGTGTGGCAGGATATTCTTGATGAAGCAAAAAGCTCGGGAATAGACGTTCTGGCACCTAAATTGCGGGTTGCTATCGGTGGTAGTCCACCAAGGGAGAACTTGATTCGCGCTCTCAGAACCTTCGGTATTCAGATTATCCATGGCTGGGGAATGAGCGAGGTTTTAGTGGGGCTTCAATCCAAAACAAAAGGTGGAGAGGAGTCTCCAGACAAATTGCTATGGCAAGGAGTACCCGCACCGTTCTTAGAAGTTAAACTAGGATCTTTAGGGGGGCCTAGCAATGATGTACCGTGGGATGAAAAAACACCCGGGGAGCTCTTGGTGCGCGGACCATGGGTAGCTGATGGTTACATCGGCGGAAAACACCAGGAGGCATTCGATAACGAGGGTTGGTTTCACACAGGCGATGTTGCAGTCATAAGCCCTAAGGGGGAAGTGAAGATCGTCGACAGAACTAAGGACTTGGTCAAGTCTGGTGGGGAGTGGATTAGCTCAGTTGAAGTTGAACAAGGGCTTTTGGCTCACCCTGGTGTCCGTGACGCTGCCGTGGTAGCAGTCCCCCACCCAAGATGGCAGGAGCGACCGGTGGCATTTGTTATTCCGCATACGGGTGTAACCCTTGAAGAAGGTGAGTTGCGCGTACACCTAGAGCGGATAATGCCAAAGTGGTGGATCCCAGATGAAATATTGTTTGTAGAGGAGCTGCCAAGAACACCTACTGGTAAGGTTGTTAAAGGCCAGCTGAAAGAAGTGTGGATGAAACGGAAAGGGGAAGAAAAATGA
- a CDS encoding transposase has product MGLKPIRRRIWALRGRTPLVWERPRWWLYVYTFVRPSMGENKHWLLPLMNTESLGVVLEAIARTRGAGRGEWVLVVLDRAGWHTSTRLRVPEGVGLVFSPPYSPELQPVERAWSLVDAVVASVDAVVVNGQVGTEEELWKRVEAQCAYLQTQHDLIRSYTLFRWWPGGC; this is encoded by the coding sequence TTGGGCTTGAAGCCCATCCGCCGTCGGATATGGGCTTTACGGGGCAGGACCCCTTTGGTCTGGGAAAGGCCCCGCTGGTGGCTTTACGTCTACACCTTCGTGCGGCCCAGCATGGGGGAGAACAAGCACTGGCTGTTGCCCTTGATGAACACGGAGAGCCTAGGGGTGGTTCTGGAAGCTATCGCACGGACCAGAGGGGCGGGAAGGGGGGAGTGGGTCTTGGTGGTTCTGGACCGGGCGGGGTGGCACACCTCCACCAGGTTGCGGGTACCCGAGGGGGTGGGGCTGGTTTTCTCACCGCCCTATTCCCCCGAGTTGCAGCCTGTGGAGCGGGCGTGGTCCCTTGTAGATGCGGTGGTGGCCAGTGTAGATGCGGTGGTGGTCAACGGGCAGGTGGGGACGGAAGAGGAGCTTTGGAAGCGGGTGGAGGCGCAGTGCGCTTACCTCCAGACCCAGCACGACCTTATCCGGAGCTACACCCTCTTCCGCTGGTGGCCGGGAGGATGCTAA
- a CDS encoding transposase: MIRPSYPGERSNEERALLEPLTTTPKPGGCPAKVPRRGIVNGILYVLENGIGWQAIPRHARGAGSRPAPPVHGLPLLPQAAEGS, translated from the coding sequence ATGATACGCCCATCCTATCCTGGCGAACGCAGCAACGAGGAGCGGGCCCTCCTTGAGCCCCTGACTACCACCCCCAAGCCCGGGGGCTGCCCGGCTAAGGTGCCCCGCAGGGGGATCGTCAACGGGATCCTGTACGTCCTGGAAAATGGCATAGGGTGGCAGGCCATACCCCGTCATGCCCGAGGCGCAGGTTCCCGACCTGCCCCACCCGTCCACGGTCTACCCCTACTTCCGCAAGCGGCAGAGGGGTCATAA
- a CDS encoding tannase/feruloyl esterase family alpha/beta hydrolase, whose protein sequence is MGLVKRNIKFLQLFILLFVGACGFVSHVPDQRIPRLHPATPGYLIGNCDNLATKLLHLEGLSIEALSTIPTGGVTFQGRAISEHCLLRAKVYERTSPVDQQTYAISFEMRLPKAWNGRFWYQGNGGLDGNVVPALGNLSGESALEQGFVVLSSDAGHNAAQNPFFGLDPQARLDYGYQAVGKLVLLAREVIKVAYGRYPDRSYIGGCSNGGRHALVAASRYSQLFDGFVAGAPGLDLPLAALANIWGAQKYATIATGDPRTPTGLGTAFTGQERATIAQALLDRCDMLDGLKDGLVFDTHRCQVLFDLSRDIPTCVTSRDGNCLTQDQKEVLKEIFSGAKRGSGESFYAPFPFDTGITSQGFAFWEFTAPLVLDSGAVAFVFQTPPASPIGFNGPEFALTADVDRLLDSFYASVPPYNEASMDFMNPLDRHNLDHLRNRGAKLLLYHGVSDPIFSVNHSISWYSTLAGKYGGFEQVTSFARLFTVPGMGHCSGGPSTDLFEPISAIVNWVEYGVAPEFLVARTRPANLELPPTWSPSRSRILCPYPKIAIYAGGDPETYNSFRCINNPAIQPTGGGEEW, encoded by the coding sequence ATGGGGCTGGTTAAAAGAAACATCAAATTCCTCCAACTCTTTATCCTTCTCTTTGTTGGGGCATGTGGTTTCGTCAGTCATGTACCCGATCAACGTATTCCTCGCCTACACCCCGCTACGCCAGGTTATCTAATTGGCAATTGCGATAACCTTGCCACAAAGCTACTTCACCTAGAGGGTTTATCGATCGAGGCTCTTTCCACAATCCCCACAGGGGGAGTGACTTTTCAGGGACGTGCCATATCAGAGCACTGCCTGCTAAGAGCGAAGGTCTACGAACGGACCAGTCCAGTTGACCAACAAACATATGCCATCTCTTTCGAAATGAGGTTGCCCAAAGCATGGAATGGTCGGTTTTGGTACCAGGGCAATGGGGGCCTAGACGGCAATGTAGTTCCAGCACTTGGCAACTTGTCTGGTGAATCTGCCCTTGAGCAGGGTTTTGTTGTCCTTAGCTCAGACGCAGGCCATAATGCGGCCCAGAATCCCTTTTTCGGACTGGATCCCCAAGCGCGCTTAGACTATGGCTACCAAGCTGTTGGCAAGCTAGTACTCTTAGCAAGGGAAGTCATTAAAGTAGCTTATGGGAGATATCCTGATCGATCATATATTGGCGGATGCTCTAACGGAGGGCGCCATGCTTTAGTAGCGGCTTCCCGATACTCCCAACTATTCGATGGTTTTGTAGCCGGTGCTCCCGGGTTAGATCTGCCCTTAGCAGCCTTGGCAAATATCTGGGGAGCACAAAAATACGCTACTATTGCCACAGGCGACCCAAGGACACCAACCGGTTTGGGCACCGCTTTTACAGGGCAAGAGCGCGCGACTATTGCTCAAGCATTGCTCGATCGCTGTGATATGTTGGATGGGCTCAAAGACGGGTTGGTTTTCGACACGCACCGATGCCAAGTCCTGTTTGATTTAAGCAGGGACATACCAACGTGCGTGACCTCTCGCGACGGGAACTGTCTAACCCAAGACCAAAAAGAGGTTCTGAAAGAGATCTTTTCTGGGGCGAAAAGAGGCAGCGGAGAGTCTTTTTACGCCCCCTTCCCGTTCGACACGGGCATAACCTCTCAAGGTTTTGCATTCTGGGAATTTACGGCCCCCCTCGTTTTAGACTCGGGTGCGGTTGCCTTCGTCTTCCAGACACCACCAGCTAGCCCAATTGGATTTAACGGTCCAGAGTTTGCCCTCACCGCAGATGTAGATCGACTTCTTGACAGCTTTTATGCATCTGTCCCACCTTACAACGAAGCAAGCATGGACTTCATGAATCCCTTAGATCGCCACAACTTGGACCACCTGCGCAATAGAGGCGCAAAGCTTCTCCTATATCATGGCGTTAGCGATCCCATCTTTAGTGTCAATCACTCAATTAGTTGGTATAGCACCTTGGCTGGGAAATATGGCGGGTTTGAACAGGTAACCAGTTTTGCCCGCCTTTTCACTGTACCTGGCATGGGTCATTGTAGCGGTGGTCCTTCCACAGACCTTTTCGAACCCATATCTGCTATAGTTAACTGGGTTGAGTACGGGGTTGCTCCCGAGTTTCTCGTTGCACGCACACGACCTGCTAATCTAGAGCTCCCGCCCACCTGGTCACCTTCACGATCCAGAATCCTCTGTCCATACCCCAAGATTGCGATATACGCTGGCGGAGATCCCGAAACCTATAATAGCTTCCGCTGCATAAACAATCCTGCAATCCAACCAACAGGAGGGGGTGAAGAGTGGTGA